The genomic DNA AATCGATTCCCTGCCCGAATAGAGCGAAACACGGCCACTGTGCTGACGCCATTCTCAGAGCTTTGAGCCATGGACTATCACATCTATGGCGTCCCTAGGCTCAAGTGGATCAAGATCTTCTTCCTTGCTGCTGTCTTCTGCCTCTCTACCCATGCTCATGCTTCTGCATTGCCCAGGAAGCCCTCTTCTTCCTCCAACTCTCCTCAAATCAACTCCAACTCCGTCCTCGTCGCTCTTCTCGACTCACGTTATACCGAGCTCGCTGAGCTTGTTGAGAAAGCTCTCCTTTTACCTACCCTTGAGGATGCTGTCGGCAAACATAATATCACCATCTTCGCCCCCAGAAATGAGGCTTTGGAGCGTGACCTTGACCCTGAGTTCAAGCGCTTTCTTCTCGAGCCCGGAAATCTCAGGTCTCTCCAGACTCTTCTTTTGTTTCATATCATTCCTAGCCGTATTGGGTCTGGCGAGTGGCCGGGGGGTCTTGCCGGAGACCCCACGCATGGCACCTTGTCCAATGACCGACTTAGTTTGGCCAGTAAGGGTTCTGGCATGAAAAGTGTGGATCTGGCGGCGGTGGTTCACCCCGACGCCATTGTTCGGCCGGACGGGGTTATTCACGGGATCGAGAGGCTGTTGATTCCTCGGTCCGTCGAGGAGGATTTTAACCGCAGGAGGAGTCTTCGGTCCATTTCTGCGGTGCTGCCTGAGGGGGCGCCGGAGGTGGATCCCAGGACTCACCGCCTGAAAAAGGCAGTGACGGTACCTGTCGGAGCTCCTCCTGTGCTGCCGATCTACGACGCCATGGCCCCAGGGCCATCTCTGGCTCCTGCGCCGGCGCCTGGGCCTGGCGGTCCCCGCGGCCACTTCGACGGCGAGAGCCAGGTCAAGGACTTCATCCAAACCCTACTACATTACGGCGGTTACAACGAAATGGCGGACATTCTCGTCAACCTCACCTCCCTCGCCACCGAAATGGGGCGACTGGTCTCTGAAGGATACGTTTTGACAGTTTTGGCACCCAACGACGAGGCCATGGCGAAGCTCACCACCGACCAGCTGAGCGAGCCAGGAGCACCGGAGCAAATTATGTACTACCATCTGGTGCCGGAGTACCAGACGGAGGAGAGTATGTATAATGCCGTGAGACGATTCGGCAAGGTCCGATACGATACGCTGCGTTTGCCGCACAAGGTTGTGGCTCAGGAGGCCGATGGGTCGGTCAAATTCGGAGAAGGTGACGGCTCAGCATATCTTTTTGACCCCGATATTTACACCGACGGCCGGATTTCAGTTCAGGGTATCGACGGCGTGCTGTTCCCGCCGGAGGAGAAGGAGACCAAACCCGAAACTAAAACGAGTCGGGCCGCCAAGGTTGTTTCCAAGTCCAGGAGAGGTAtgtttatttacattttatttttaattttcatgctCATTGCCATATGAAATGTTGTTTGATTCTTGAGAAAGGATACGAAAATTGGTtaggagaaaaaaatgtgaatgtGAATAAGTAGAAAGCCAtcctttcctttttgttttttcaacaGCCAAACGTTGCCTTAGGTTTATGTGGAAAAGCCATGGTGTGGCGTGGGAGTGGGGATTGACTTTAGTGTTAATTGATGGAATAGTTAGTGGTGTTAATGGGTCACTTGGATTCGTGGCATCAAGCCTTGtttttccattgcttttgaTGGGTTTTCTCCATCGTGACCACTtccacttatatatatatgcatatgtcCGCATTAAATTGGTtaggagaaaaaaatgtgaatgtGAATAAGTAGAAAGccattttctcctttctttttgttttttcaacaGCCAAACGTTGCCTTAGGTTTATGTGGAAAAGCCATAGTGTGGCGTGGGAGTGGGGATTGACTTTAGTGTTAATTGATGGTATAGTTAGTGGTGTTAATGGGTCACTTGGAATCATGGCATCAAGCCTTGTTTTTCCGTTGCTTTTGATGGGTTTTTCTCCATCGAACGCGACCACTTTCACTATAAGGTAGTATCATATTATTAGCTGGCTGTAGCTCCGTGTTGACTCAACTTCAGGTCTTTGATTTGCCCTGTACAGACTTTAGAGACTCTTGAGACTTTTTATAGACTTCATCAACACGTTAATTGGCACCTGATTGTGCTATTCTCTTTTTTGGGGAAGCAAGCAAGCAAGAAATCAGGAATTGGAGGGCAGGAATAAGTGGGTTCAATTGTataattaccaaataaaatGCCTTTTATCAGTTGGGGTAGCGGTTTAGAAGTGGTATGGGATTTGTCGGTGAGAGATCTAAATGGGAGAATAGTGATCATTGGAGCCGTATATCTAATGGAATGACTAGAAAAAATTGTGTCCAATTATTTCAGGGATGAACAAGGAACCATGTTCTGACAGGTTGTAGGCTTAAAATCCAACTTAGCCCAGCTGTGATCCATGATTTCCTTTCCCATCTTATGCAACTTCAATTCCAAGTTGCTATCAACAGCCTGTAAATGAATAGCACCCCCTCCTTTTGACTATGACTATATCATTCTAGAGAAAGTTTTGCATGATCAGTTGGCATGAAATATTCCACAAAGAAAAGGTTGTCTTTTTGCCCTCAGTTTTCTATGAATTGACCTTGATTGGGCAGTAGTTTTATGTATCTAATACTAAATACGAATAATATGTATGCATTGGTTGATTCATTCAATAGAtgatttttaattgattatttctTGAATGCGATATTCATGCAGTTTCTGTCTGCATTGACTTACATTTGATTGTGCATGTGACAGGGAAATTAATGGAAGTAGCATGTAGGATGCTAGGAGCTTTTGGTCAAGATTCTCGTTTCACCACCTGTCAATAAAAACACTCTCCTCCCCAAAAATCATACAAGGAAAGATGAAACATGTAAAGATGAAGAAAGGGTAAATACACTTGTTTTTACTCAAGCATTAACCATCTGTCATTtgtgtaattttctttatacaTGTTTGACTCTTAGGCAACAAGTGCGTGTTGGGTTAACATCTTGCAGTTGTGTGCAGATGATTGTGCTTCCATTGCTGGATTTGTTTGGAAACCCAGAGAagagaaaattagtttttcaactGAGTTTGTGTTTGAACACCGCCAGCCCAACACCATCTGGTTCACCCGAACTCACTCTCATTTTTGGTTAAATGTGCATCCACTGCTTGTGAGTCAAATGTAAACAacctctattattattattattattatttttctttggttatATAAGAATGGCTTTGTATGTGTGTATGGAAGTGGACCTTCATTTGGTTTGGTGATATCTCTTGCCAGCAATGGTGGTGGGTGGTGGCGCTTTTGTctcattgaatttattttttgcgAGTAGGACAGCTGAGGTAGATAGTCTGTCACTGTAGGCTCCATCGCAGTCTTCCCTGAATAATATGAAAACCAATAATTGTCAATTATCCTTGGCTTTGAAGCCGAATTCTTTTGTATTAATCTGTTATTTTAGCTTTCTCTTAAGGGATGATGtgggttattttttattttatttaatttttatttttttctttccctttctcttgGATAAATAACCTTATTTTTAGTTCTTAAAAGGTAAGATCATGACAAGCAGTTGGGACATGGGTGGGGGGCCAGAATGCCTCAACTGTTCGGTCAATCTCACATGCCATTAGCCTTTTTCCTTGGGAATATCACACATAAATTGTTCTATGCAAATGCAAAAAAGGCGAGAGTGAACCCTCCCATGAGGATAGAAATTGGAATTCATGTTTCGTGGAGTGGATTAGTTGGAAATTGGTTTTATgggtatttttttaatcaaccaTAAGAAAACGAAGAAGGAAAAATGACTGAGTGGTAGGGAAAATTTGTGTGCACTGCTGATGTCCATGTGGGCTCGTAAACCTCGTCCTTGCCATCGATTTTACAGGCACCGATGTTTCCATAAAATCTAACGAATCAGATGGACTTTGAGATGGGAATGAGGGGAGCGGTTTTACAGTATTGGGGTTTAGAGAATTCCTCCAGGAAGAAAAGAGTATAAAATTGGTTCTCTGTTCATTTGTTCCGCTCTATATATGGCAAGGcgtgaaagaaaaattatagcTTGTTCAACAGTAACAGGAGGCCATCACGGCCCATTTTCAGGATTCCAGCTACACATCAAAGAATGGAAATCAATCAACACGGAAAAGCTTTTCCATGAAAAACAAAGGACCCacaacaaaattattttgaattaaaaaaagacttttaaattattattttaaacatgaaaattttgatagattaaattattactaaatTCATCATCAAAGCATTAGTCCCTCGCCAGCTGTGGTTATGGAATTTCAATCATATGATGATGCTTGCAATTATCATTATAACAGGTATATGGATTTATGTTAGGACACAGCTCATGAGGATGCACGTGCCGAGGGATGCACGGGATTTAGATATTTTTGGGCTGTGACTGAGAAAATATTGCCTTCCCACTATGATTTAGAAGATTAATTCACAAAAAGTGGTTGCAAACAAAGGCCACGTCTCATTGCAACCATGCATGGACAGAGTGCCAATAAACACATGAAACATGGCTCTAAATTGCAAATACTGTAGCAGCCCCGAACATTACTTCCTCTACTCATGAGTCAGACGATCTTTACAGGGTGCCTCAATCGAGAATTATACCTGGAAGGTGATAGATTTGTGAAAGGAATGAAAATATTGGTCTTGCAAAGATTCTTTTGGCAGGAAcaataagaagaaaattgagATGGTAAAggttcgaaaaaaaaaaaacttaaaaaagaaaggagTTCTTTTagaggcattttttttttctttttgtggaaAAGAAGACTTTTGGCAATAGATAGCagcaaataaaatgaaatatggatagatcagaattttttaaaagagggAGGAAGGAGAGGAAAAAGAGGCTCAACAGAATGTTTCTTGGGAAGGACGGagagaatgaaaatttaaaaacagtGGGGGGAAGAACTGAGAGGCATTATGAAAAGAGCAGGGAAAGGGGAAAagggatttttccggaaatatgaaaggaaatttttttgtttcttttttggaGAAGCAGGGAGTCAGGACAAAGAGAAATTTTTGGGGAAGAAGAGTACAACTGTTGGAACCTAGAGGATTGTTCTTCTAGGTTGGCCGGCTATTTCTCTGTACTTGCAAAACAAGGCTTACCCGGTTGTAGTCAGGATGCTTTAAGTTAGCAAGCAAAAATATGACGactctttctttttctacaaGTTCACTCACCTTCCTTTGCCGTTTACTTGTGCGATGCTTTTATAGCCTTCTCCGTTAACTGACAGTGCGAAATTGTGGGGCATGTTGTCATGTCTTTCCTGCACATTCTCCTTCCTTAATTTTAGGTAGTCCACCTTCGCACTACCTGGAGTTGCTAAACATCACTCCCCATCTTCCTTTTTCTGCGGACATTTTCTATCATCATTTAGTTGATCGAGACTCTCGGGGGTGCCCACAATCCCCCAAATTTCCCGTTAACCTCTGGGAGGTCAAGCGAGAAATTCCTTGAGGCACCAATGGGAAAATCTGAAAATGTTGGGCATCTATTAACACACCTCCCTAGATGAATTTCAACCGCCGTCATATGTCTTTTCGTTTCCCCCAACTGACACCTGTCACTTTCACTTATTACATCCTTTTGCACATATTACTATCTTCTTCTGTGTCTGCTCACAtcttatcttcttcttctcttggGGATTACAGCAGATCCTCTTTTTTACTGTCGCTGGTATCGATTGGGCTTATTGCATTTGCGACTCAGGTAAGGGTTTCCTGTTTCTTCTCCTCATTCATTCATGACATATCTTGCTTGAGCTTTTGGATCTCACAGTACACTTGCCTTTTCTTTGGCTTCTGAATCCTTTATTCCCTTTTCACTTTAAACAATCTAGGGTTTGGGTGTTTGGACACCCAGGAAATTTTACCTCTAACGTGCAACTAGGGCTTCTTTATTCCTCGTGGTCCTATGCTTCTTACCTAAATGGTGAGACATAGTGAAGCTCCCGTTATAAGGAAGGTTGCTTAAGGCAGTGCAAGCTCTAATGCCCCCATTAGCCATACAACCCTTAGTATGGATGATTTTTTAGTAAAAGAGTTTAGGGTCAAATTTAGCATTGCAAAGGATGATAACATCTAGTTACTTCGAAGTTCATCCCCTCTACGATGGACAAACAATCGAAGCATGCTATGTGCTTCACCAGAGAATAGTTTCATGTTAGGCGGGCTTTGCTTGCCCTTACCTTCACTAGTAAGGTAGTTCTTCCATTACATAAGGATCCCTCCTTTCGCTCACCTAAACTCTATTTGCATTCTCATGGGTTGTAGCTTGCTAAACTTGCTTTATAATTTTGATCTCTCCTTTTTAGAAATTCTGTTCATCTATACCATCAAGTTAAACAAATGGGGGAAATTTTTGCTTTCTCCCTATAAGCATCCGTTTCAATTGATTACAGGGTTGCTTGACTTTGGAAAGGGTTGGGTAACTAGACATGTGCTAGTGTCAAGAAATTGGGAGTCTTCATCTCTTGATCCTCATGGTCCATACCCTTCAAATCACACCTTGGACCTACCCTATAAGTCTTTGTGAAGTAGTAATTTCAtatctctaattattttatttatttatttatttatctttggATGCACTAATTAAGTTTAGACTCTTGTGCATATAGGGTTTGGGTTGACTTGTTGAGTGGGTGGAGAAACCCTCTTAGGAGCGACtcactaaattttttatattgatagcTAATGAATCTATGCACTCTTGCTAACTAAGCCTAATTTAAGGAGCTTCACCTCGTTGCCAAAAGCTTTCATTCCCCAGGTTCTACCCTGGCTTGCGCTTGATGATCTAATTCCTAGGGTGCATTTTACTCCCAAGGATTTTTGGCAAACAAAGTTAGTCGCTTCACCAAAATCAATTCGGCGGCTTTCTAAGAGAGCATAGAGCGCATAGACCCGCAACGCATTGCCTATCTCCCTTACCCAAATAAGATTGTGCCTGCTCAATAGAGCACACCATTCAATCTTAGCCTTTAAGACTAGTGTTCCTCTTGACTTGCCACACATAATTCTAGACATTAGTTTCGTTGAGCAAGCTTCTCTAacaatagttatttttaaagatacGAAAGAGATGGAATGTGAGGTTGCAAATCTTTTTGACAaccataaagaaaaaagaaaaaagaaaaaaaaacacccataAGTTTCATTGTCCTCAGGGACCGTAGTTGAGCCCAATTAGAAAAAGGGTTAGATTAtatgattggagccaaaatatgtgctctaatggcacatattcaatGTGATTTATGCACTATAAGACACTTAAATTATCCGAATTGACTCAAATTGATGCTAAGGCCCTAACCATGGGttcaacttttattttgaagatataTCTCAAgtttaagggaagaaaatgaCACAAGTTGAAATCAcgttagattttgaaagattaagATATTAAATGAGAAATTGAGCGGTTCAAGACTTATGAACAATGAGACATGAAACAAGATTCATCAAGTTTGCATgaaaatttggaactcaaaatctggTGGCAACATGCACTCTGACTTTAAGGCAATATTTAGAGTATTTCcctgaagtccattttaggCAAACTGTATATGGTTTCAAAACTCTGAAAGTTATGTGCATTTGAAGAAAACTAGTCAGAGAGAAAAGTTAAGTTCGAAATTGATAGCTTGAGTTTGAAATGGTTTTTTGCCATTTAAAACCCAAAGGAATGTAAGAAAACTTTTGGAAAAGGCTAAGTTCAAATCGTACTACCTATTTCTATAgattgaaatatcggtaaatacagatatattgatatttgaattttatagatatatcataaatattggagaaatatcgatggatatttttacaaaaacattggtgagacaaaaattatccaaaattgatGGGAATGcttagaaaaatcaaaagaatgataaaataaacaaatatatacatgttaaagttattttataagtgtaattgacataaatatggtcaaagaaaaaaatatcggtaaatagTTTATGATACTtgaattttaataatagaaaatatgaattttggaattgtacacttagaaagttaaaattaagttaagaaatatttgattttattaaatgaaaaaaatttacacataaacataatacatatgacattgcaatagtccttaataccaaaatgaagatTGATGTGGTTCCatcatattgttagatgaagggaacttatcttgttgaagacaatattcatACCAGGACATGAAGTTTCAATATTATTGATTGTAAGTATGAACATGCCAtgcataaatgagataaatataaaaagtaattaaaaataaaatgatattatagatttaaaataaaaaaataaattaaaaatgaataattaaaaaataaaaaaatgataaatattttttttaaaaaaaagctttcaaaaaaaatctctaatatTTCcccgatatatcggcgatatatttGACATATTCGTTGACATATCTGATATATTcgccgatatatccgatatattcACTGATATATTCGATATATTGTCGATATATCTATGATATTTTGACAGGCTTCCTCCGCTGCTCCGCACGTTGCTTCACGCTCGATTTTTTCGTTGATTTATCAATTCCAAACTGATATTAGTGATTCttgttaactttttttatcATTAGTTATCCCAGTCTTCCTTATCattatttttcccaaaataaaGCTCTAAGAAGTAGGAAGGATTAAAAAACCAAATCTTTAACCAGTAattaatctcattcatttgatggttttaggaatccattttaaaaataaaaaattaggtttcagatgcaattttgagttatagaactcaagttGATCGTGAacggccaaggatcccaaaaccttAAGATCACTTTACTTAAGAAACCCTTGTTTTCCCTATTTCTACACCTTAAGTtagattgtggaaaaccccaaacttgaatcgattgaattaaaaatcaatattcattttgtcattaatttagtttcattcATTTAATCCCATTTCATAAAAGATAATTCCTAGaatgtttttcactttaggattcaaacaaaagcaattcatttattctagtacggacaattttcataagccagtCCCTGAGGACGATACCTGGAGTATTACAAAagccgtagtgactctttctctggtttttctttactagaGTTGCAACATAAAAAGGCTTAGTATTTTGGACAATAGAGAAGATCGATCAAGAAATTGGCGTCGTTGCCGAGGATTGACAATTGTCATAATTAGGATAAAGTGCATTGCTTTGTTTTAgttctttgttttccttttagattttattttctttctttatttataatattttctttaatttttcttctattttatgctTGGTTGGGAATAAGATCTTTTAGGTAGACTTCAGAGAATAAGTCAAGAATCTCAACCAAATATAGAGGGCACTGAAAAGTCCAATAGGAACAACAACAGGCCACGACCACCTATGTAGGATCAAAGAACTATGAGAGAGTTTCTAAATCCTCCCACGTTGAGCAAACCATCATGTTTTATGCTATCTCCAAATCAGGATCATGTTACAATTCAGCCTCAAGTGGTATCTCAATTATCCATTTTTAGGGGGACAAAATGAAAACCCATACTCTCACATCAAGGAATTTAAGGacattatttcaatttttcgaGAAGCCAACactttagaaaattttgttaagaaATTAAGTCCATcggagagaaagaaaaataaatacttattaaatttaaacacaaATTATTTCAACATTTTAAGTGAAATAAAGAGAATAATCAAGTATTAACAAACatgtaaacaaataaaaaaaccaataaaaattataaggGAACATACCGGTGGTGGATTTCTGTAGTATAACagacctatgaaaatggtggatAAGAAGTTTTGCCGGCTCAGTGAACTTTGGTGGAGAATGGTGGATATGCCTTGCAAGCGGGGAACGATTTTTTAAGAAGgtagatgagatgaaaatggtGGAAGGTTCAAGAGGTTATGGTAGATGTTAGAGATGTGGTGGGAAGTGAtgctctttttcattttcaaagttgCAGGCAAATGATGGAGAGTTGGTGAGAAAGTCTTCTCACTTTTCAAAGTTCCAATGCTACGTGGGTGCTTGGGAGatttgttttgttcttttttatttcactttcttttcatttcatttcccaACCAATACTCCACACCATCCATTATGTCGTCTCTGCAACCAAATCTCAGTAGCATGCTGCTACAACTCGACGGATTTGATGCATTTCATGATGTtatatgttttctattatttaaaatttagaattaaaaaatttaaaaaattaaaaatataaattattttaggagacatttgaatatttttacaaatttattttatgcatttcatTGTTTTCTGCCCACTTCTGGACCTTCTATAAATTTTGGGTGTTTTTGCTTAAATTTGTAATATGAATGAGTGTTTGGCCTTTTTTCTATTGTTCTATACATGTAGTAGatgtttcttgaaattttttgtaattaaatttcacttcaagatattttttttaggatttgttttgTGATGCTTCCTATTCTGAATGCATGCTGATGATCTTGTACTTTGCTTGACTTTGTTACTTATTTTGGAGATATTTGGCTTATCTTGGCTTGAATTTGGTTATTGTATTGTGATATAGACATAATAGAAaggtttttcttaatttttcatgaTCAAATGATGTTCCTAGGtattaatctataatttttcttttgataatagTATATTGCCCCTTTTGATACATGTTTTAATCATAACCCTTGATTTTTTTGGAGTCGTATGCATGACTTGTGTAATAATTGGTGTTTTCTTATACTCTAGTCATTTCTCTTATGCTATTTAAATGCCATGCATActagaatttcttttctttgttgtcTATTATTATAACTTTGATCTAACCTCCCATGTCTTGTGGAAGCAAGTTATTTATGCTATTCAGGTACGTTTCTTATCTATGCATTTTAATTTCATAAGTTATGTAAAGCTTCATAAATGATCATTATCATgcttaatatatctttttgatTGCTTGTTTGGCTCACCATGTTAGATTTCTTGACTATGGTAAAATACAtgttttgtgtgtgtgtgtgtgtgtgtgtgtgtgtgtgtgtgtgttttttaactaactttgatgtcttatgaCAACACTGAAGTTGCAGCTCAGGTACGCCTATCTTCATTACTTGTGTGATTGATTGCTTATATATACTTGTTTGGATATGAATAAAATgtaatttgaatttagataaacaCCTTAGCCTTTCTTGGTATCCTTAGTGAATTGATTAATTACCATATTTCCTTCAACCTAGCTAGTGGatacctttttagggcttaaaaAGGTGCTACCTTTTTAAGGTactttcccaataggtaacccgATCTTCGgacctagacttgggtttttcaaagatacacttttccaaaattcaaaaagtaatttttcttagggttttattttcttattttatttttcttttaaaaaatataaataagtggtaactttaattttaacaaaaataatagtttttcaCCTTTAAAAGCAAGTTTGGTCGATGAGTGGGGacacatgtgaaaaatgtgggtccataGAGGTCGAGATTTATGGAAAGAAAGGTGAACGGAAAGTTTCTCAAAGAAGTAAAGACAAAAAACAACATTGAGAACACAATTTTTTTGGTATgatcttcttctttatttttgtattctaTCTTGATTGATTGAAGAGATGCATGTATTTTGTGAATGTCAATTTTTATGCATGAAATTTAAGCTAATGACATTATTAAGAATATTCATGTGAATCAGCTCTAATTTATACCGATTATCTTTGATTTACTTGACTCATTGTTAAGATTATTTctcaatcaatttatttataggTCAATCTTTAGTCACATTTTCTTGGTTTGCCTACTTCTGGTATACTATTTAATTAGGAAAGAGGACTATAATTAACCAAATCATTGTACagttatatcaaattttttctttgaaaccTTCTGTTTCCAACCAAAATAATGTCTTcctttgaaattaaaagaaactcAAAGGCTAGCGTAGTAGCTAGGTCATCTCCATAGGGATCTATATCAGATCATTAAATCTAATCACACGACCTTAAAATGAAGATCTATGATATAAAAGAAGTAAATATTGAAAGAATTATGG from Vitis riparia cultivar Riparia Gloire de Montpellier isolate 1030 chromosome 8, EGFV_Vit.rip_1.0, whole genome shotgun sequence includes the following:
- the LOC117920562 gene encoding fasciclin-like arabinogalactan protein 17 produces the protein MDYHIYGVPRLKWIKIFFLAAVFCLSTHAHASALPRKPSSSSNSPQINSNSVLVALLDSRYTELAELVEKALLLPTLEDAVGKHNITIFAPRNEALERDLDPEFKRFLLEPGNLRSLQTLLLFHIIPSRIGSGEWPGGLAGDPTHGTLSNDRLSLASKGSGMKSVDLAAVVHPDAIVRPDGVIHGIERLLIPRSVEEDFNRRRSLRSISAVLPEGAPEVDPRTHRLKKAVTVPVGAPPVLPIYDAMAPGPSLAPAPAPGPGGPRGHFDGESQVKDFIQTLLHYGGYNEMADILVNLTSLATEMGRLVSEGYVLTVLAPNDEAMAKLTTDQLSEPGAPEQIMYYHLVPEYQTEESMYNAVRRFGKVRYDTLRLPHKVVAQEADGSVKFGEGDGSAYLFDPDIYTDGRISVQGIDGVLFPPEEKETKPETKTSRAAKVVSKSRRGKLMEVACRMLGAFGQDSRFTTCQ